The genome window AGCCATTTAAGGCGTAATAAGGTAGTCAATAGGTATCGATATTATTGTGCAAGAAGTACCTTGGTCTCTTCGGGCCTGTTGACTAGCACGTCGTCGGTATACCATATAATTATTGTTAACCTACCCCTTTCTAGAAGAAGAACAGGCCTTAAAGGATAGTTAGTACGCCTCAAAAGATAGCTAAGAGGtctattaactatcttttaaggccTGCTTCAGTATTTTGCAGTACCAGTTATCTTGTCCACAACGTGACTAGGCATCTTTTGAGACCTACTCTTGGATTCTCAAGTTCCAATTCAGACATGGCTCGGTCTGTTTAGTAATTCAGTTGTGGAGGCTATACACAGGTATTCTCTTGACTTAGGTTGAACATCTTTCCCAGAGCATAATTAACTCTCAACAGGTTGGGATCTGGAAGCGGCACAGGGTTGCGAGCATCATTCTGTCTAAAGGTGACGCTTCGAGGTTCCATGCTCAGCTGATAGTGACCAATACCGCTCTCGAAGACATGCACGCGATAGGTGTGAGGCTGTTGTCCACTTCTTTAGCAACCAGAAGCTGGAGATCTTTTATAGCTGGACTTACCTCGCGTGTTGGTTCAAACCCAAACCGGAAGTCGTTGAACGGCAGGTATTTGGCTAGTATGATGGCGTCTTCCGCCTTGTTGATACTTGCTGTATTCGTGTATTAGGGATTGATGATGCCAAATAATGCCAAAAAGCCCATCATGTTACAGCCATCCTGCGAGTCTATATTCGAATACATTAGCTAGGTGTCGTTTGACTTGGGACTATCACGTCCACCTCTTCAACGTTTTTCTCGTCAAATTCCCCCCAAGTACGTGTGGCAATATGTGTGCCACAGTGTGCTCCTCCCAATACTGTCTCGTCTTCTCATGTGCGGACAGTTGGGTCATGAAGTACTGTTCCTGATAAGCCCCTCTCAGTACACAGCGGTACCCGTCCCGCTTTAAACAAGACGCTTCAAGATCTTCCTGCTTCTTTCTTGAGGCGGAATCTCTCTCGGCCCTGTAGTTACCGATGCCATGGTCAACTTTGGATTGGTCGGCAGGTTGAATTTGAGCATAATGTCAATGACCTTTCAAATAAGCCCATAAACGTCAAGATCCTAAACATACCTGGCTTGAGAATCGTGCCCGCAAGAAAATTTCTTAGCTGTCGCAGCTTTTCGGGAGTCACGGAGAACTTGATGATTTCCTTCATGAGATTCTTACCTCCCTCGAGAGGTAAATGGTGGACAAAGGTCTCCAAGAAGTATCTTGTATCATACATCTGCGTGGTTGGTACATATTCCTTCAGAGAGTCTAGGCATTCAGTCTTCATTGCAAGAATCATCTCGTCATTTTCAATCTGCTGGACCGATGTCGATTGAGGTTTGCACGCGGTCAGCTCGGGCTCGCACAAGGGGGCCAACAGGGCTTCCACGAGGGAGAAAGCCAACTCATTTCGGCAAAAATGGCCTCCGTCGAGAAGTCGGGATGTTGCGGAATGGGCTCGGGCACAGTGGTTGCCTGCGAATGTGCTGGATATTCCGGAGTGGAGGCTGTTTCGGATTCGAGCTCGCCTTGCTCTTTCTCCGGTTTCTGACGAATAACCGCCGTTGACTGGAACACAAATGTGTCTGTGGATACGAAGGAATGTTGCGAGATGGGCGCCATCTTGCTGCGTATTCCTTTTCAGATAGGTAGGATGTTACTGGAACGTTGATCGGGGAGAAGTTTCTCTGGACAGAGTAGCAATAATAATAAATCAAACTTGGAATTTTAAAGTTTGGTGCCACTAGTTATCCTTTGGACCCGCTGTAGTCATCAGAGGCGCTTTCCCACAAATTACTCTTTATACTTTCCCTCTGGCTTCTGTCTGTCTTGGAGTTTCCATGAAGttgaaaaggggaagggttagggttatgcTTTCTCGCTCTCAATAACTCAAACTTCGTCATTCccactcaccaaccccatgcCACTCACTGAAGCCCAAAACTCCACTTCACTttgcatcaacaacaaagtcGACATTTCCTGACTTTCTTGTCCCTAATTACTGGGCCATAAGAGAAACTTGGGCTCTAGATAGAGATATACCTCAAAAATGCACGAAATCATCACCCTGCAACTGGGGCAGCAGAGCAACTATCTCGCCACTCACTTCTGGAATACCCAAGTACACTTCATCCCTGTGCCTGTCAACAACATCATGAGAAGCTTACAAACTATACAGGAATCATACTTCACCTACTCAGAGAACGACGAGCCCCTCATCGACCACGATGTGCACTTCCGCCCCGGGCTCTCTCCAGATGGCAAAACGGAGACGTTTATGCCGCGGACGGTGATCTATGATTTGAAGGGGGCGTTTGGTTCGATGAAGAAGATTAATGCGCTTTATGAAatcgagggcgaggagccTGATCCCACCCAGTTGGACTTGAACCCGACGGCGTCTGGAGTATGGTGAGTTCCCTCACTGACATATCTCACTCCACGACAAACAGATTCTGATCGTCCAGTAGGCCCGGAAAGACAGTCCTCCAAAAGGCCGACCCCATTCAGCCTTCACCCTACACAGAAGCTCTGAACTCTggcctcccacctcccagaCCTACCCCCGACACAGTGAGATACTTTTCTGATTTCTCGCGGTTGTACTACCACCCACGGTCAGTCGTGCAGCTGAATGAGTTTGAGGTAGCGTCGACGATTCAGCCTTTCGAGCAGTTCAGCACTGGAGAGGAGTTGTTTAGGGAGCTTGACAAAGAGCACG of Podospora pseudopauciseta strain CBS 411.78 chromosome 7 map unlocalized CBS411.78m_7, whole genome shotgun sequence contains these proteins:
- a CDS encoding uncharacterized protein (COG:S; EggNog:ENOG503P11Q) — translated: MAPISQHSFVSTDTFVFQSTAVIRQKPEKEQGELESETASTPEYPAHSQATTVPEPIPQHPDFSTEAIFAEMTLLAPLCEPELTACKPQSTSVQQIENDEMILAMKTECLDSLKEYVPTTQMYDTRYFLETFVHHLPLEGGKNLMKEIIKFSVTPEKLRQLRNFLAGTILKPVDHGIGNYRAERDSASRKKQEDLEASCLKRDGYRCVLRGAYQEQYFMTQLSAHEKTRQYWEEHTVAHILPHVLGGNLTRKTLKSINKAEDAIILAKYLPFNDFRFGFEPTREPHTYRVHVFESGIGHYQLSMEPRSVTFRQNDARNPVPLPDPNLLRVNYALGKMFNLSQENTCV